In Akkermansiaceae bacterium, a single genomic region encodes these proteins:
- a CDS encoding bifunctional GNAT family N-acetyltransferase/carbon-nitrogen hydrolase family protein, with the protein MEPRTIHHPAGAVIARTPKVEDIPAMIRLHRSCFPPSMGTDEAWREDQLLSHLKVFEEGQVLVERDGEIIGVSSSLMVSMGRDPLRHHTYYGITDDGYFYNHDPQGDTLYGAEVYVDPACRRQGIGAILYGLRRDLCKRLNLRRILAGGRLWAYEQYASKYTPEEYVHAVQDGIVRDPVMGFQLSEGFVVRDVMANYIRDPRSRNYATLIEWLNPHYRQPPEAEDRKVRVACVQYAMRKINSFEEFAEQVRYFVETAGEDYGADYVLFPEFFSVQLLSAMDPTGSREGIRRLADLTPQFRELMSTLARQQGLHLIAGSHPVLQPDGSLQNEAMLFRPDGTFVSQPKLHITPSERTWWGINGGRSLLVIQTPKAKIGILICYDVEFPEAARYLAEQGVEILFVPYCTDNRQGYLRVTKCAAARAIENQIYVVTTGVVGNLPDVPAMDIHYGRAAVFTPSDFEFARDGIQAEADPNVETMLVTDLDITDLYRSREAGSVTPLMDRRRDLFELRVNLVADDVP; encoded by the coding sequence ATGGAACCCCGCACCATCCACCATCCCGCAGGAGCCGTCATCGCCCGCACGCCGAAAGTCGAGGACATCCCCGCGATGATCCGGCTGCACCGCAGTTGCTTCCCGCCCAGCATGGGGACGGACGAAGCATGGCGTGAGGACCAGTTGCTTTCGCACCTGAAGGTGTTCGAGGAAGGCCAGGTGCTCGTGGAAAGGGACGGGGAGATCATCGGCGTATCCTCCAGCCTGATGGTTTCCATGGGCCGGGATCCGCTCCGTCACCACACTTACTACGGCATCACCGACGACGGCTATTTCTACAACCATGACCCGCAGGGGGACACCCTCTATGGCGCGGAGGTCTATGTGGACCCGGCCTGCCGCCGCCAAGGGATCGGCGCCATCCTCTACGGCCTCCGCCGGGATCTCTGCAAGCGGCTGAACCTGCGGCGCATCCTCGCCGGTGGCCGCCTCTGGGCCTATGAGCAGTATGCCTCGAAATACACTCCGGAGGAATACGTCCACGCGGTGCAGGACGGCATCGTCCGGGATCCGGTGATGGGCTTCCAGCTCAGCGAGGGCTTCGTCGTGCGGGATGTGATGGCCAACTACATCCGCGATCCGCGGAGCAGGAACTACGCGACGCTCATCGAGTGGCTGAACCCGCACTACCGCCAGCCGCCGGAAGCGGAGGACCGGAAGGTGCGCGTCGCCTGCGTCCAGTATGCCATGCGGAAGATCAACAGCTTCGAGGAATTCGCCGAGCAGGTGCGCTACTTCGTGGAGACCGCGGGCGAGGACTACGGCGCGGACTACGTCCTGTTCCCGGAGTTTTTCTCCGTGCAGCTCCTCTCCGCCATGGACCCCACCGGCTCCCGGGAAGGGATCCGCCGCCTGGCTGATCTGACGCCGCAGTTCCGTGAGTTGATGTCCACGCTCGCCCGGCAGCAGGGACTGCACCTCATCGCCGGGTCACATCCCGTGTTGCAGCCGGATGGATCCTTGCAAAACGAAGCGATGCTGTTCCGGCCGGACGGCACCTTCGTCTCCCAGCCGAAACTCCACATCACCCCGTCGGAACGGACATGGTGGGGCATCAACGGCGGGCGGTCCCTCCTCGTCATCCAGACTCCGAAGGCGAAGATCGGCATCCTCATCTGCTACGATGTGGAATTCCCCGAAGCCGCCCGCTACCTCGCGGAGCAAGGCGTCGAGATCCTCTTCGTCCCCTACTGCACGGACAACCGCCAGGGCTACCTCCGGGTCACGAAATGCGCCGCCGCGCGTGCGATCGAGAACCAGATCTACGTGGTGACCACCGGTGTGGTGGGGAACCTCCCGGACGTCCCGGCGATGGACATCCACTACGGACGCGCCGCCGTGTTCACGCCCTCGGATTTCGAGTTCGCACGCGACGGCATCCAGGCGGAGGCGGATCCGAACGTGGAGACCATGCTGGTCACGGATCTGGACATCACCGACCTTTACCGCAGCCGCGAGGCCGGATCGGTCACGCCCTTGATGGATCGCCGCCGGGATCTGTTCGAGCTACGGGTCAATCTCGTCGCCGACGACGTCCCGTAG
- a CDS encoding MFS transporter, with translation MDNQQGNAGSFGARQLLEARLAVSFLFFMNGALFASWVSRIPLIQQELGLNHAVLGAALLCVAAGAVVTMPLVGILNGRFGSERLCMFWVVPFSVALPLLALCPDVVTLGAALFFFGCGHGALDVAMNAQGVVVERSHGKPVMSSMHAMFSFGGLLGAGFGIVMAWLGWPPLPHFTLVSVLLGGSALFGCRYLLHGMDRHEKTEGGGFMLPPKALVPLGIVAVAVLLGEGAMADWTGVFLHKTLGATEAVAAAGFAAFSVAMTLGRFSGDWLVARFGAVSLVRASGLSAAAGLALALSTDLPWISLVGFALVGAGCSTVVPCVFSAAGRMPGVRTGVALASVTTMGYMGFLIGPPLIGFVAEGIGLRGALGLLIGTSVLVAAMAGTLRERRG, from the coding sequence ATGGACAACCAGCAGGGAAACGCGGGGAGCTTCGGGGCAAGGCAGTTGCTTGAGGCGCGGTTGGCGGTGAGCTTCCTGTTTTTCATGAACGGCGCGTTGTTCGCCTCATGGGTGTCACGGATTCCGCTGATCCAGCAGGAACTCGGGCTGAACCACGCCGTCCTGGGCGCGGCCCTGCTGTGTGTGGCGGCGGGTGCGGTGGTGACCATGCCGCTGGTGGGCATCCTCAACGGCCGCTTCGGCAGTGAACGGCTGTGCATGTTCTGGGTGGTCCCTTTTTCGGTGGCCCTGCCTTTGCTGGCACTGTGTCCGGATGTCGTCACGCTGGGGGCCGCGCTGTTTTTTTTCGGCTGCGGACATGGTGCGCTCGATGTGGCGATGAATGCCCAGGGGGTGGTGGTGGAGCGCAGCCATGGAAAGCCGGTGATGTCCTCCATGCACGCCATGTTCAGTTTCGGCGGACTGCTGGGCGCGGGCTTTGGCATCGTCATGGCATGGCTGGGCTGGCCGCCGCTGCCGCACTTCACGCTGGTGAGCGTGCTGTTGGGCGGGAGCGCATTGTTCGGATGCCGCTACCTGCTGCATGGGATGGACCGGCATGAAAAAACGGAGGGCGGTGGATTCATGCTGCCGCCGAAGGCGTTGGTGCCGCTCGGGATCGTGGCGGTGGCGGTGTTGCTCGGGGAGGGTGCCATGGCGGACTGGACCGGCGTATTCCTCCACAAGACGCTGGGCGCGACGGAAGCAGTGGCGGCGGCGGGGTTCGCGGCGTTTTCCGTGGCGATGACATTGGGAAGGTTTTCCGGTGACTGGCTGGTGGCGCGGTTCGGCGCGGTGAGCCTCGTGCGGGCCAGCGGATTGTCCGCGGCGGCGGGGTTGGCGCTCGCCCTGTCCACGGACCTGCCGTGGATCTCGCTGGTCGGCTTCGCGCTGGTGGGGGCGGGTTGTTCCACGGTGGTGCCGTGTGTCTTCTCCGCCGCGGGGAGGATGCCCGGGGTGCGGACCGGCGTGGCGCTGGCCTCGGTGACGACGATGGGCTACATGGGGTTCCTGATCGGCCCGCCGTTGATCGGGTTCGTGGCGGAGGGGATCGGTCTCAGGGGGGCGCTGGGCCTCCTCATCGGCACGAGCGTGCTGGTGGCGGCGATGGCTGGAACGCTGCGGGAAAGGCGCGGGTGA
- a CDS encoding FAD-dependent oxidoreductase, with amino-acid sequence MMNRRAALALALGTGAGAIQGCRREEKLSANKEDQKMAPPKQEREGQNLVPVEVDPSLEIRTIAGLRPFRSPGFVVRREERDGKILVHNYGHGGGGMTLSWGSSELAARLAGDVSGKECAVVGGGVMGLSTARLLQLRGAKVTLHTKALPPHTTSNVAGAQWWPFSVFDDHRRTPEFGTQYVEAANISYRYFQSLVGPKWGVRWLPNYYLSDGPPVNGWIAGPGGVLHDLQVGFHDFGPGEHVFPAAYARRFHTMMIEPAVYLAELLGEVQEAGGRIVVRDFATAEEVFGLPEGIIFNCTGLGAGVLFGDAELVPIKGQLSFLIPQPRVDYNLLTNLTYMFPRSDGILLGGTYEKGNWDTVPDDGMRKRIIESHRLMFEGMKRIQRE; translated from the coding sequence ATGATGAACCGCCGCGCCGCCCTCGCCCTCGCTCTTGGAACCGGAGCAGGAGCCATCCAGGGCTGCCGCCGCGAGGAGAAGCTTTCCGCAAACAAGGAAGATCAAAAAATGGCTCCGCCAAAACAGGAAAGGGAAGGTCAGAACCTGGTGCCGGTGGAGGTGGATCCTTCGCTGGAGATCCGGACCATCGCTGGCTTGAGGCCGTTCCGTTCGCCCGGATTCGTGGTCAGGCGTGAGGAGAGGGACGGGAAGATCCTGGTTCACAACTATGGCCATGGAGGGGGAGGGATGACGCTTTCCTGGGGCAGTTCCGAGCTGGCGGCGCGTCTTGCCGGGGATGTTTCCGGGAAAGAATGCGCCGTGGTGGGAGGCGGGGTCATGGGGCTGAGCACCGCCCGCTTGCTGCAACTGCGTGGTGCGAAGGTGACACTCCACACGAAGGCCCTGCCACCTCACACCACCTCCAATGTGGCGGGAGCGCAGTGGTGGCCGTTTTCGGTGTTTGACGACCACCGGCGGACGCCGGAATTCGGCACACAGTACGTGGAGGCGGCGAACATTTCCTACCGCTATTTCCAAAGTCTGGTGGGACCGAAGTGGGGTGTGCGCTGGCTGCCGAACTACTACCTGAGTGATGGCCCGCCGGTGAACGGCTGGATCGCCGGTCCTGGCGGCGTGCTGCATGACCTGCAGGTGGGTTTCCATGATTTCGGGCCGGGCGAGCACGTGTTTCCCGCCGCGTATGCCCGGCGTTTCCACACGATGATGATCGAGCCGGCCGTTTATCTGGCGGAGCTTCTCGGTGAGGTGCAGGAAGCCGGTGGCCGGATCGTGGTCCGGGACTTCGCCACGGCTGAGGAAGTGTTTGGGCTGCCGGAGGGCATCATCTTCAACTGCACGGGGCTGGGCGCGGGTGTGTTGTTCGGAGACGCGGAGCTGGTTCCCATCAAGGGCCAGCTCAGCTTTCTGATTCCGCAGCCGCGGGTGGATTACAATCTGCTCACGAACCTGACCTACATGTTCCCTCGGTCGGACGGGATCCTGCTCGGAGGCACCTATGAGAAGGGGAACTGGGACACCGTTCCGGATGATGGGATGCGGAAGCGGATCATCGAAAGCCACCGCCTGATGTTCGAGGGCATGAAGAGAATCCAGCGGGAGTAA
- a CDS encoding DUF4826 family protein, translating into MTVPEDIEEENWLAEERRKVAEYLDLEGCRHGGIAEWPTVHVYPDFALWAVQSTRHAGRTGWWVISGDVPTDYMTTEDGEHPRDALRHFSNQWRDVADHMRRGKEHPVYKFGTSRDWPELAPQLELRANALADCADDDEVWEEED; encoded by the coding sequence ATGACCGTGCCCGAAGACATCGAGGAAGAAAACTGGCTGGCCGAAGAACGCCGCAAGGTCGCGGAGTATCTCGACCTCGAGGGCTGCCGGCACGGCGGCATCGCGGAGTGGCCCACGGTCCACGTCTATCCGGACTTCGCGCTGTGGGCGGTCCAGTCCACGCGCCACGCCGGACGCACCGGCTGGTGGGTCATTTCCGGGGATGTGCCCACGGACTACATGACCACTGAGGATGGCGAGCATCCCCGCGACGCGCTCCGCCATTTTTCCAACCAATGGCGCGATGTGGCGGACCACATGCGCAGGGGAAAGGAACATCCGGTCTATAAATTCGGCACTTCCCGGGATTGGCCGGAACTGGCCCCGCAGCTCGAACTCCGCGCCAATGCCCTGGCCGACTGCGCGGATGACGACGAGGTGTGGGAAGAGGAGGACTGA